The Thermoclostridium stercorarium subsp. stercorarium DSM 8532 genome contains a region encoding:
- a CDS encoding NAD(P)-binding protein, which yields MKVAIIGSGVSGLACAFRLNQLGIKPTIFEKRSIIGEAINLYGMHLNCFNLFTNNPLKFFEKEYNLKIAPMRPIKKITMYSGNKKITVKGGNLGCIFKRGPGFDSLERQLFDKVDAFFCFDVCVMPSIIDEIRKEFDAVVVATGGSDIPKHFDLMKSELIIQVRSGLIEGRFEPCQVFSWMKTGYSNDLYVCLIPVNENRAVITLLADDITPDELDYKWKKMIITENITNKILQTWDHEYRGGRLKMNQLGNLYFIGNAGGLTDDFMGFGIINGIISGIFAADAIVKRTDYQKSIQTILDRIDKIHNFKLLAEKSGKDIWKYMTGIVGFPGIRGIIYRKSLVKFYHIGGLIENLIKE from the coding sequence TTGAAAGTAGCAATAATAGGTTCGGGCGTTTCAGGGCTGGCATGTGCTTTCCGCTTAAATCAGCTTGGCATAAAACCGACGATTTTTGAAAAAAGGTCTATAATAGGCGAAGCCATAAATTTGTACGGCATGCATTTAAACTGCTTTAATCTGTTTACAAACAACCCGCTGAAGTTTTTCGAAAAAGAATATAATCTTAAAATAGCACCCATGCGCCCCATTAAAAAAATAACCATGTATTCTGGGAATAAAAAGATTACGGTTAAGGGCGGAAATCTCGGCTGTATTTTTAAACGCGGGCCGGGGTTTGACTCGCTGGAAAGGCAACTTTTCGATAAAGTGGATGCCTTTTTCTGTTTTGATGTCTGTGTTATGCCTTCGATTATAGATGAAATAAGGAAGGAATTTGACGCCGTAGTTGTTGCAACGGGGGGTTCAGATATACCCAAGCATTTTGATCTTATGAAAAGTGAACTGATCATCCAGGTGAGAAGCGGGCTTATTGAAGGCAGATTTGAACCCTGCCAGGTTTTTTCATGGATGAAAACCGGGTATTCAAATGATTTGTATGTATGTTTGATACCCGTAAACGAAAACAGGGCGGTTATCACATTGCTGGCAGATGACATTACTCCGGACGAACTGGATTATAAATGGAAAAAGATGATAATAACTGAGAATATTACCAACAAAATATTACAAACATGGGATCACGAATACCGTGGGGGCAGGTTGAAAATGAACCAGCTTGGAAATCTTTATTTTATCGGCAATGCCGGAGGCTTAACCGATGATTTTATGGGATTTGGAATAATAAACGGTATTATCAGCGGAATTTTTGCCGCCGACGCCATAGTCAAGAGGACGGATTATCAGAAGAGTATTCAAACAATACTGGACCGTATTGATAAAATACACAATTTCAAACTGCTTGCTGAAAAAAGCGGTAAAGATATATGGAAATACATGACCGGTATAGTGGGATTTCCGGGAATACGCGGTATCATATACAGGAAATCGTTAGTAAAATTTTATCATATTGGTGGATTGATTGAGAATTTAATAAAGGAATGA
- a CDS encoding FAD-dependent oxidoreductase, which translates to MKVAIVGAGLAGLACAHELERLGIVPDLYEKNGFIGEPFTHSTAMLRIVDRPPHGDYIRYFREKLYLDITPLAPIRRVMHHSPTRNLMVTGRKLGFFFLRSNTKDSIKNQIFASLNKTRVFLNNYADPHKLKKHYDYVVVATGNNYYPKEYGIWQTWFNGYIRGAIIHGNFDTSRIDMWINQHYCRNGYAYLTPFSEKKASVILVVSDCSEQDINEFWHTFLYYENIKYPIIEEFTQHHVSGHVYPKIIDNIIFAGLSGGSIDPFLGFGQFNSLSMGVFAARYIALGLDYHKQCQYITKKNIYLQQLREGFNKLDNKGYDSLLAAMGIPGVRALLYKTTINWIPLGSSIIKKSTKIS; encoded by the coding sequence GTGAAAGTAGCAATTGTAGGAGCCGGCCTTGCCGGTCTGGCATGCGCCCACGAACTTGAACGTTTGGGTATTGTACCTGATTTATATGAAAAAAACGGGTTTATAGGCGAACCCTTCACACATTCCACAGCCATGCTGAGAATTGTGGACCGCCCCCCTCATGGCGATTATATAAGATATTTCAGGGAAAAATTATACCTTGACATCACACCTCTTGCACCGATCAGAAGAGTGATGCACCATTCCCCCACCAGGAATCTTATGGTAACCGGTAGAAAACTTGGTTTCTTTTTTCTCAGATCCAATACAAAAGATTCAATAAAAAACCAGATTTTTGCTTCACTGAATAAAACGAGAGTTTTTCTGAATAATTACGCCGATCCTCACAAATTAAAAAAACATTATGATTATGTCGTGGTCGCAACCGGAAACAACTATTATCCGAAGGAATACGGGATATGGCAGACATGGTTTAACGGATATATAAGAGGTGCGATAATTCACGGGAATTTCGACACTTCAAGGATTGATATGTGGATAAATCAGCATTACTGCAGGAACGGATATGCATATCTCACACCCTTCAGTGAAAAGAAAGCCTCTGTCATTCTTGTTGTGTCGGACTGCAGCGAACAGGACATAAACGAGTTCTGGCATACTTTTTTATACTATGAAAACATTAAATATCCCATAATCGAGGAATTTACGCAGCATCATGTAAGCGGGCATGTATACCCGAAAATAATCGACAATATCATTTTTGCCGGGCTGTCCGGAGGAAGCATTGACCCTTTCCTGGGTTTTGGCCAGTTCAATTCACTGAGCATGGGCGTATTTGCCGCGCGGTACATTGCCCTCGGTCTGGATTACCATAAGCAGTGTCAGTACATTACGAAGAAAAACATTTATCTACAGCAGCTGAGAGAAGGTTTCAACAAACTTGACAATAAAGGTTACGACAGCCTGCTTGCTGCAATGGGAATACCGGGCGTCAGGGCACTGCTTTACAAAACCACCATCAACTGGATACCCCTTGGTTCCTCAATAATAAAAAAATCAACAAAAATCAGTTAA
- a CDS encoding GerAB/ArcD/ProY family transporter, whose amino-acid sequence MSKEKIQISPLQLTFLFITMVISTADIFTPSFVAQEAKGDSWISVILASVAMIPVLFIYMGLYKQYREKSLIEICDEIAGKVAGKIIGFLYVFYFIFIALGATMSLTIVLNITFLPMTPPWIIVLVSVLVALYGVYSNLEVVARVNEILLPAGMGALVFLLLLNINEYDFDFFRPVLADGILNPVRGAVIIFGYLGETVVILQMLHLVNKSEKITTAVFAGLLITGMAILAGTLIYAVFGPLTEVFIITSLELARFSSIGKYIQNLDVLILAIWITGIYVKIMIFIYAGTYAMSQLFRLKSYKSVILPVGFFLCSVTFSNVDVRVTELSFMHYIVPVYAIAMSFIIPGILLLIGKIKSRKKGKGQKE is encoded by the coding sequence TTGTCAAAGGAAAAAATTCAAATTTCCCCGCTGCAGCTTACCTTTTTGTTTATAACCATGGTTATATCCACTGCCGACATATTTACCCCATCCTTTGTTGCCCAGGAGGCAAAAGGGGATTCCTGGATTTCCGTCATCCTCGCTTCGGTGGCGATGATACCCGTTCTGTTTATATATATGGGGCTATACAAACAGTACAGGGAAAAGAGCCTTATTGAAATCTGCGACGAAATTGCGGGAAAGGTTGCTGGGAAAATCATAGGTTTTTTATACGTTTTTTATTTTATTTTTATTGCTTTAGGCGCTACAATGAGCCTTACGATAGTGTTAAACATTACTTTTCTTCCGATGACCCCGCCCTGGATTATAGTGCTGGTATCGGTTCTTGTAGCACTTTATGGCGTTTACAGTAATCTGGAAGTGGTCGCAAGGGTTAATGAAATACTTTTGCCTGCAGGAATGGGGGCGCTGGTGTTTCTTCTCCTTTTAAACATTAATGAATATGATTTCGATTTCTTCCGGCCTGTTTTGGCAGACGGCATTCTGAATCCCGTAAGGGGTGCCGTTATTATTTTCGGTTATTTGGGAGAGACAGTGGTAATCCTTCAAATGCTTCACCTTGTAAACAAGTCAGAAAAAATTACCACAGCAGTGTTTGCCGGGCTTTTGATAACCGGGATGGCAATCCTCGCAGGCACTTTGATTTATGCGGTTTTCGGGCCTCTGACCGAAGTCTTTATAATAACTTCGCTGGAGTTGGCAAGATTTTCTTCGATAGGGAAGTATATTCAAAATCTTGACGTTTTGATTCTGGCCATATGGATTACGGGAATTTATGTGAAAATTATGATTTTTATCTATGCAGGCACGTACGCGATGTCACAGCTGTTCAGACTTAAAAGCTATAAATCGGTTATTTTGCCCGTGGGTTTCTTTTTATGCAGCGTGACGTTTTCAAACGTGGACGTCAGGGTAACAGAGCTTTCTTTCATGCATTACATAGTTCCCGTTTATGCAATTGCAATGTCTTTTATAATTCCGGGAATTCTGCTCTTAATCGGCAAAATTAAAAGCAGAAAGAAAGGAAAGGGTCAGAAAGAATGA
- a CDS encoding D-alanyl-D-alanine carboxypeptidase family protein — MFKKLVWFLILIYLINMPVASAALSSEPTVEAPSALLFELKRGQILYAKNPDEKLHIAAASKLMTAYIALEKLDLNTMVTASKEAVNAEGALLELTVGEKYTAESLIYASMLSNANDATIALAEAVGGTVEDFVKLMNDYAASLDMINTVFVNPTGAYDENQYTTASDLAKLIRHAITTNQNFEKVFSSQAKPWFDENKTLVLTNLNDMFWSYDGVDGGKVDYNDPKYQTVITTVSRDQQRLVCILLDAPAETMYTDTIKLFEFGFNNFRRGPLVYKGQPLDNITVEGHEVTLIAGSDVYYTYPVGDNYIQEIHYDLVEDNMKLPLYKNTLMGTVKFTLTDGTVITVDLFPDREILPELTSFEKAKKRLMEYSEILYIIIGLCIVEILLLLSKIIKFTYNKITSHKGRR; from the coding sequence ATGTTTAAAAAGCTGGTGTGGTTTCTTATCCTGATTTACTTGATTAATATGCCTGTCGCAAGTGCCGCCCTTTCTTCAGAACCAACCGTGGAAGCACCGTCTGCACTGCTTTTCGAATTAAAACGCGGTCAGATACTGTATGCAAAAAACCCTGATGAGAAGTTACATATTGCTGCGGCTTCCAAACTGATGACTGCATATATTGCCCTCGAAAAGCTTGACTTAAACACCATGGTGACGGCAAGCAAGGAAGCGGTCAATGCCGAGGGAGCGCTGCTGGAGCTTACCGTTGGTGAAAAGTACACCGCCGAAAGTCTTATTTACGCTTCAATGCTCAGTAACGCAAACGACGCGACAATCGCCCTTGCGGAAGCAGTGGGTGGGACGGTGGAAGATTTCGTCAAACTGATGAATGATTATGCGGCAAGTTTGGATATGATCAACACGGTATTCGTAAATCCCACCGGGGCCTACGATGAAAACCAGTATACCACAGCATCGGATTTGGCCAAATTAATCCGCCATGCCATTACCACCAACCAGAATTTTGAAAAGGTATTCTCATCGCAGGCAAAGCCGTGGTTTGACGAGAATAAAACACTGGTGCTGACAAACCTCAATGACATGTTCTGGAGTTATGACGGTGTGGACGGCGGAAAGGTTGATTACAACGATCCCAAATACCAGACTGTAATTACGACGGTAAGCCGGGACCAGCAAAGGCTTGTTTGTATACTTCTCGACGCGCCGGCGGAGACTATGTATACCGATACAATAAAACTTTTTGAATTCGGGTTTAACAATTTCAGAAGGGGGCCGCTTGTATACAAGGGACAGCCTCTGGACAACATAACGGTTGAAGGGCATGAAGTAACGCTTATCGCGGGCAGTGACGTATATTATACTTATCCTGTCGGCGACAATTATATACAGGAAATTCATTACGATCTGGTAGAAGACAATATGAAACTCCCCCTGTATAAAAATACACTGATGGGAACCGTTAAGTTCACCCTTACCGACGGGACGGTTATTACCGTTGATCTGTTTCCGGACAGGGAAATACTGCCTGAACTTACCAGTTTTGAAAAGGCAAAGAAACGCCTGATGGAATATTCTGAAATTCTTTACATCATAATAGGGTTGTGTATAGTAGAGATTTTGCTGCTTCTGTCCAAAATAATAAAGTTCACATATAATAAAATAACCTCCCATAAAGGGAGGAGATAA
- the prfB gene encoding peptide chain release factor 2 (programmed frameshift) has product MILLEQLKPQISELLTDIVDLGILFDIPEMEKELAELDQKAQEPGFWDDIENSQKILQRSKNLRDKLDGFNKLKTDCEDLLTLVELALEEKDESVFDEVESNFKEIKSRFEKLKLQTLLKGEYDKNDAIFTLHAGAGGTEAMDWVQMLLRMYTRWAENNNYETRILDLLEGEEAGIKSVTVEVKGENAYGFLKSEKGVHRLVRISPFDASGRRHTSFASMEVLPVMNDSDEIHIDPEDIKMDVFRASGAGGQHVNKTSSAVRLTHIPTGIVVTCQNERSQHQNRETAMKMLYAKLLELKEREKQQKINELKGEQMDIAWGSQIRSYIFCPYTLVKDHRTGYEEANVQKVMDGEIDEFISAYLKWNARK; this is encoded by the exons CTGATTCTGTTGGAGCAGTTAAAGCCACAGATTTCCGAACTGCTTACTGACATTGTTGATTTG GGGATTCTCTTTGACATTCCTGAGATGGAGAAAGAACTGGCCGAACTGGATCAGAAAGCGCAGGAACCGGGTTTTTGGGATGATATCGAAAATTCGCAGAAAATTCTGCAGCGAAGCAAAAATCTTAGGGATAAACTTGATGGTTTCAATAAGCTGAAAACTGACTGTGAAGATCTTTTAACCCTTGTTGAGCTTGCGCTGGAAGAAAAGGACGAAAGCGTATTTGACGAGGTCGAGAGCAATTTTAAGGAGATCAAATCCAGGTTTGAGAAGTTAAAACTGCAAACCCTGCTTAAAGGAGAATATGACAAAAACGACGCGATTTTCACTCTGCATGCGGGCGCGGGCGGTACCGAGGCAATGGACTGGGTACAGATGCTGCTCCGCATGTATACACGGTGGGCCGAGAACAATAACTATGAGACCCGCATACTTGATTTGCTTGAAGGAGAAGAGGCCGGAATTAAGAGTGTCACCGTGGAGGTTAAAGGCGAGAACGCCTACGGATTCCTGAAAAGTGAAAAAGGCGTACACCGCCTCGTAAGAATATCCCCGTTTGACGCGTCGGGCAGAAGGCATACATCCTTTGCGTCAATGGAAGTATTGCCCGTTATGAATGATTCGGATGAAATACACATTGATCCGGAAGATATTAAAATGGACGTATTCAGAGCCAGCGGTGCCGGTGGCCAGCATGTAAACAAAACATCGTCGGCTGTGAGACTTACCCATATTCCCACGGGCATTGTGGTTACATGCCAGAATGAAAGATCCCAGCACCAGAACAGGGAAACGGCGATGAAGATGCTGTACGCGAAACTTCTGGAGCTGAAGGAAAGGGAAAAGCAGCAGAAAATTAACGAGCTCAAGGGCGAGCAGATGGATATTGCATGGGGAAGTCAGATCCGTTCGTATATATTTTGCCCATATACACTGGTGAAGGACCACAGGACCGGCTATGAGGAAGCCAACGTGCAAAAGGTTATGGACGGGGAAATAGATGAATTTATAAGCGCTTATTTAAAATGGAATGCGAGAAAGTAA
- a CDS encoding MFS transporter produces MDKHNNSSQNGFAMSLADYERSRLMAIIEGISARIIFGLTTGAFLTGYLKFLGADDDLCGLIAAIPGLASVIQFFSPMLLEKLSRKKPIVTVFNALHRILLAILVFIPILPVSVEMRLYMAGGLYLLSHLMVNLVAPATTMLFISLVPQNMRGKFFSVRERYLIFVSSVVNVIFGGVLDEFELHGRAFDGYILMYAIVFMAMLVNLYAYISIKEPYVSQPTCKINLKQLFVMPLKEKRFRKIIILFFLWGLSMNFSNPYFSVYMVSKLKLSYTFITVSGFVNSFFYVITVSIWGKMADKKSFTYTAMLSIALLGITNIIWFFAVGQSVLTYVIVMLVHITGGVAWAGIGISLYNIPYEYTPEEGRTVYLGFNAALSGLIGFASSMLASYMVGAMADYAGSFAGMPVTQFQLIFLISGIFILVTSAYIWFAIIKPKLHGNV; encoded by the coding sequence ATGGACAAGCACAATAATTCATCTCAAAATGGTTTTGCAATGTCGCTGGCTGATTATGAGAGAAGCCGCCTGATGGCTATAATTGAAGGAATTTCAGCCAGGATTATTTTTGGGCTTACTACAGGTGCGTTTTTAACAGGGTATTTGAAGTTTCTCGGCGCAGATGACGACCTTTGCGGACTGATAGCCGCAATCCCGGGTTTGGCCAGTGTTATACAGTTTTTTTCCCCGATGCTTCTTGAGAAACTCAGCAGGAAAAAACCTATAGTGACGGTTTTTAATGCTCTTCACCGGATTTTGCTTGCAATTCTCGTATTTATACCTATTTTGCCCGTATCAGTGGAAATGCGTCTTTATATGGCGGGCGGACTGTATTTGCTTTCACATTTGATGGTGAACCTCGTTGCACCTGCTACTACTATGTTATTTATAAGCCTTGTGCCGCAAAATATGCGGGGAAAATTCTTCAGCGTCAGGGAAAGGTACCTGATATTCGTTTCAAGTGTTGTCAATGTAATATTCGGCGGTGTTTTAGACGAGTTCGAATTGCACGGCAGGGCATTCGATGGCTATATTTTAATGTACGCAATTGTATTTATGGCAATGCTTGTTAATCTTTATGCTTACATCTCCATAAAAGAGCCGTATGTAAGCCAGCCCACATGCAAAATAAACCTTAAGCAGTTATTTGTCATGCCGCTTAAGGAAAAAAGATTCAGGAAAATTATCATTCTGTTCTTTTTATGGGGTCTTTCGATGAACTTTTCCAATCCGTATTTTTCCGTTTACATGGTATCAAAGCTGAAACTCAGCTACACGTTCATTACCGTCAGCGGGTTTGTTAACTCATTTTTCTATGTCATAACCGTAAGCATATGGGGAAAAATGGCCGACAAAAAATCTTTTACATATACGGCAATGCTGTCAATTGCATTACTCGGGATTACGAATATTATTTGGTTTTTTGCCGTTGGCCAATCGGTTCTTACATACGTCATCGTAATGCTCGTCCATATTACCGGCGGAGTGGCCTGGGCGGGAATTGGAATATCTCTTTACAATATTCCGTATGAATACACCCCCGAGGAAGGGCGGACGGTTTACCTGGGCTTTAACGCCGCACTGAGCGGGCTGATAGGGTTTGCTTCGTCGATGCTTGCATCGTACATGGTCGGCGCAATGGCGGATTACGCCGGCTCTTTTGCCGGAATGCCTGTAACGCAGTTCCAGCTGATATTTTTAATATCGGGTATATTCATACTGGTCACGTCGGCCTATATATGGTTTGCGATTATAAAGCCGAAGTTACATGGAAATGTTTAA
- a CDS encoding cyclic-di-AMP receptor, whose product MKLILAIISDEDSNPVISELGKEGFGVTKLCSTGGFLRSGNTTIMVGADEEKVPEVIDIIKRKCKTRKKAMPNLDLSGGTGVMGMAFPVEVTVGGATVFVLNVERFEKL is encoded by the coding sequence GTGAAGCTGATTTTAGCGATTATTAGCGATGAGGACAGCAACCCGGTTATCAGTGAATTGGGAAAAGAGGGTTTTGGGGTTACTAAACTCTGTTCAACCGGTGGTTTTTTGAGATCGGGAAACACCACCATAATGGTGGGTGCCGATGAGGAAAAGGTGCCCGAAGTTATTGATATTATTAAGAGGAAATGCAAGACGAGGAAAAAGGCAATGCCCAATCTGGATTTGTCCGGCGGTACAGGTGTGATGGGGATGGCGTTCCCTGTTGAAGTAACCGTCGGAGGTGCTACGGTATTCGTTCTTAATGTGGAACGGTTCGAAAAATTATAG
- the gltX gene encoding glutamate--tRNA ligase encodes MSSSVVRTRFAPSPTGYIHIGNLRSALYEYLIARANGGKFILRIEDTDQERLVEGAVDVIYRALKICGLKHDEGPDIGGPYGPYIQSQRKDIYLKYAEELVKKGHAYYCFCSKERLETLQKEYSARGEVFRYDRHCLKLSEEEVRKRLEAGEPYVIRQKMPTEGTTTFYDAVYGEITVNNSELEDQILIKSDGYPTYNFANVIDDHLMHITHVVRGSEYLSSTPKYKLLYEAFGWEVPVYVHLPLIVKPDGSKISKRKGDATFEDLLAQGYLPEAIINYLALLGWSPETNQEIFSLAELERIFSVERISKSPSVFDIAKLRWFNGEYIRAMSLEKFHELALPWIKKGLEKDLPTLPIAKMLQPRVDVLSEIPEKLGFFNHLPEYDLALYTNKKSKTNPEISLNSLKAALPVLESINDWDEKSIYEALTALAEKLQLKTGQIFWPVRIAISGQLVTPGGASEIAEVLGREETLRRINIGIEKLSSAI; translated from the coding sequence ATGTCATCGTCAGTTGTTAGAACACGTTTTGCTCCAAGCCCGACAGGTTATATTCATATAGGTAATTTACGTTCGGCACTTTATGAGTACCTTATTGCGCGTGCTAACGGCGGAAAATTTATCCTGAGAATAGAAGACACGGATCAGGAACGCCTTGTTGAGGGTGCGGTGGATGTTATATATCGCGCTTTAAAAATTTGCGGGTTAAAACATGACGAGGGGCCGGATATTGGCGGTCCGTACGGCCCCTATATCCAAAGCCAGCGTAAAGACATCTATCTTAAATATGCTGAAGAACTCGTAAAGAAAGGTCATGCATATTATTGTTTCTGTTCTAAGGAACGATTGGAAACCCTTCAAAAAGAGTACAGTGCAAGAGGCGAGGTTTTCCGTTACGATCGTCATTGCCTGAAACTGTCGGAAGAGGAAGTCAGGAAAAGGCTTGAAGCCGGCGAACCCTACGTTATACGCCAGAAAATGCCCACCGAAGGCACTACAACATTTTACGATGCCGTTTACGGCGAAATAACGGTCAACAACAGTGAGCTTGAGGATCAAATACTTATTAAGTCCGACGGGTATCCCACATATAATTTTGCCAATGTGATAGATGACCACCTTATGCACATTACACACGTTGTGCGTGGCAGCGAGTACCTGTCGTCCACGCCGAAATACAAGCTCCTGTATGAGGCTTTCGGCTGGGAAGTGCCGGTTTATGTGCATTTGCCTCTGATTGTAAAGCCCGACGGTTCAAAAATATCAAAGCGTAAAGGCGATGCCACTTTTGAAGATCTTCTTGCTCAGGGCTACCTGCCTGAAGCAATAATAAACTACCTTGCCCTTCTCGGCTGGTCGCCTGAAACCAATCAGGAGATTTTCAGCCTGGCAGAGCTTGAGAGGATTTTCTCAGTTGAGCGTATCAGCAAATCACCGTCGGTTTTTGATATAGCAAAGCTGCGCTGGTTTAACGGCGAATATATCCGGGCAATGTCACTGGAGAAATTTCATGAATTAGCGCTGCCATGGATTAAGAAGGGGCTGGAAAAGGACCTTCCCACCCTTCCGATTGCAAAAATGCTTCAGCCGAGGGTGGATGTCCTGTCGGAGATACCTGAAAAGCTCGGCTTTTTCAACCACCTTCCCGAATATGATCTGGCGCTTTATACAAACAAGAAGTCAAAGACCAACCCTGAAATTTCATTAAACAGCCTTAAGGCAGCGTTGCCCGTTCTGGAAAGTATTAACGACTGGGATGAGAAGAGTATATATGAAGCTCTGACGGCTTTGGCCGAAAAACTTCAGCTAAAAACCGGACAGATCTTCTGGCCGGTGAGGATAGCAATTTCTGGCCAGCTTGTAACTCCGGGCGGCGCATCGGAAATAGCCGAAGTGCTTGGCAGGGAGGAAACTTTAAGGAGAATCAATATAGGCATTGAAAAACTGTCCAGTGCCATTTAG
- a CDS encoding radical SAM protein translates to MLKVEFLVAGGIITNYKCSSKCRHCSYSSSPKWPDDYMTPDVADEIFSILKRLGCSSVHIGGGEPLLKPDRILDILDSAAKNGMDIEYIETNASWYRDEASAVNILAELKRHGVHTLLISIDPFHNEYIPFRKVKDLVRACSKVGLNVFPWQMEFWDEIDMLDENTPHSFDEYTKLFGKDYLLRLPAKYGLNMKGRAFVTYKPYMRMQPFEQIMREAGPCRLLSGLYHFHVDLYGNFIPQSCPGLAVPLKELVDGADTDKYRIFYNLDSAGVAGLAGLAMKEYRYIPKAEYAGKCDLCYDIRNHLVLGLGLDLPDLKPDGHYRYV, encoded by the coding sequence GTGCTGAAAGTTGAATTTCTTGTGGCGGGAGGAATAATCACGAACTATAAATGTTCGTCAAAATGCAGGCACTGCAGCTACTCCAGCTCTCCCAAATGGCCTGATGATTACATGACGCCCGACGTTGCCGATGAGATATTTTCGATTTTAAAAAGGCTGGGGTGCAGTTCGGTTCATATCGGCGGCGGTGAACCGCTTCTGAAACCCGACAGAATTTTGGATATCCTTGATTCTGCGGCAAAGAACGGTATGGATATTGAGTATATTGAAACAAACGCGTCGTGGTACAGGGATGAAGCATCGGCGGTGAATATCCTTGCCGAACTAAAGAGACACGGCGTGCATACCCTTCTTATATCAATAGATCCGTTTCATAATGAATATATACCGTTCCGGAAAGTCAAGGATTTAGTCAGGGCGTGTTCAAAGGTGGGACTTAATGTGTTTCCGTGGCAGATGGAGTTTTGGGATGAGATTGACATGTTGGATGAAAATACACCCCATTCCTTTGACGAGTATACAAAACTTTTCGGGAAGGATTATCTTTTGAGATTGCCCGCAAAGTACGGCCTTAATATGAAAGGGAGGGCATTTGTTACATATAAACCCTATATGAGAATGCAGCCCTTCGAGCAAATAATGCGGGAAGCGGGGCCGTGCAGGCTGTTGTCGGGATTGTACCACTTCCATGTCGATTTATACGGTAATTTTATTCCCCAGTCATGTCCGGGACTGGCAGTCCCGCTAAAGGAACTGGTGGACGGGGCGGATACTGACAAGTACAGGATATTTTATAATCTGGATTCTGCGGGCGTAGCTGGCCTGGCCGGGCTGGCGATGAAGGAGTACAGGTACATCCCTAAGGCGGAGTATGCCGGAAAATGTGATCTCTGCTATGATATAAGAAACCATCTGGTTCTCGGATTGGGGCTGGATCTGCCTGATTTGAAACCCGACGGGCATTACAGGTATGTCTGA